Genomic DNA from Bdellovibrio sp. ArHS:
GACGCTAAAGTCGTGCGGAGAGAACTCCGGATACTGCGTATTTAAAAAGCGATTCAAATCACGGTGCAAGGCCGCCGCGGTTTGATAGCGAAGGCTTTTATCTTTCGCCAAAGCTTTATTGACAATTCTTTCCAGTTCCGGAGGAACAGAAGGATTGATCTTGCGGATGGACGGAACTTGGCATTCACGAATTTTACGAAGAATCGCCGCTTCACTGTTAGAAGTGAAAAGACGGTCGTTAGCCAAAAGTTCCCAAAGAACGATGCCCAAAGAAAAGATATCCGTGCGCGTGTCGATGGATTGTCCATCGGCCTGCTCGGGACTCATGTAACCGTATTTCCCTTTGAGGGTTCCGGCTTTGGTGGCTTCCAGTTGGGTTTCGGCTTTGGCGATACCGAAGTCGATAATTTTAACTTCGCCCTCAAAGCTGACCATGATGTTTTGGGGACTCATGTCACGATGAACGATGTTCAAAGGTTTGCCCGTCGTACCGTCTAGACAGCGGTGTGCGTGGTCCAAACCAGCGGCAACTTCTTTCATCATGTAGACGATTTGTTCAATCGTGAATTGTGTGTTGGATTTTTTTAGTTCATTCAGAATCTGGCGCAGGTTGCGTCCTTCGACGTATTCCATGACCAGGAAGAATTGACTTCTTTCAACCCCGAAGTCGTAGATCGAGACAACGTTCCCGTGATTCAGATTCACGGCAATCTTCGCCTCTTCTTTAAACATCTCGATAAATTCTTGATGATCAGAGTATTGGGGGAGAATTCGTTTGATAGCGACAAACTTGTTGACGCCCACAGCACCCGTTGACTTAGATAGGTACACTTCCGCCATACCGCCGGCAGCGAGACGCTCTAGAAGGATGTACTTACCAAACTGCTCTACGGATTGAGACATGAAAACTTATTCCCCTTTGTGAGGTCTATCGGTAAAATAAAATCAATCCTTAAGGAGAATTGTCTATGAAGTGGATAGGACTGACCGGAGGTATAGCTTGTGGCAAGAGCACCGTCAGCCGGGCGTTGAAAGATCACGCGATTCCGGTTGTGGATGCGGACGAAATTGCCAAAGAGGTCGTGAAGTCCGGTTCTCCTGGACTGAAGTCCGTGATCGATGTTTTCGGAAAGGACTTTCTTTCGTCTGATGGTTCCTTAGATCGTCGCAAATTAGGACAGCATGTTTTCGGCCATCCCGAACTTTTACATCGCCTGGAAGGAATTTTACATCCTCTGATTCGTGAAGAGACCCGGCGACGACGACGTCTGCTGGAAGAGATGAATCATCCGGTC
This window encodes:
- the coaE gene encoding dephospho-CoA kinase (Dephospho-CoA kinase (CoaE) performs the final step in coenzyme A biosynthesis.); translated protein: MKWIGLTGGIACGKSTVSRALKDHAIPVVDADEIAKEVVKSGSPGLKSVIDVFGKDFLSSDGSLDRRKLGQHVFGHPELLHRLEGILHPLIREETRRRRRLLEEMNHPVAIYDIPLLFETKARDQFDAVIVVSCTKEQQKERLRRRQNWTDDEIDMRIASQIPIQFKEQHADFVLHNNRDEQHLLKEIERLLAWLKTLTPEPT